The genomic stretch gctcaagtgatgacaataactcatcattttttttcaaaaaatcagatgagctaacaatatataatattacaagaCTTCTAGCATAAATCACCAGTCCATATTTCTAATTTACTCTACCTAAATTTTCAATTACagagcataaaatatataaaactttcttCCAAATTCAGATATGCCATAATTCAAATGATCTGAAATATGTCCAAGTCTATTGGAAGAAAATCTGTCACAGAATCACACCATAAAAAGCCTGTGACTTCAGACTTTTGGTATGTGCGATGTTCTGTATATTTGTGTACCCAAACTGGGAGGAGACCAACATCCTGTCAAGACTCCAGGGTTTTTGGGATATAGATTTCTCAAGTTTCTCCTCCGCTGTGAACTGAAAATACACTTCAAGCAAAGGACAGGAAGTTCATTAATTACCGTACATCAAATCCTTACTCCTGGGTTACTAAGacttaaattttgtcaagggtTAAAAAAAATTAGACTGTCTTCTGAAAAGCAGTTTATACTGTTTGCTGAAAAGTGGCTTTTTGCAATGGtgttgaaaaacaatttacagaatAAGCCAAAGCTTTCTGTTAGAACAAACCACTCAAAGATCTACAGTTTATTCAATGCATGCATCATGAATAGAATTTCAACTGCTGTTGTTTATTGAGCTCTCACAAGCTACATCCACTCTTTTAAGACAAAACAGATGTTGACTTGCTGAGGCATATCTTTAGTAAGACTTGACCAAGAAACTTCTAAAACCACTAACAGTAACAAGACAAAAAAAGTTACCTGTATTCTCATGCTTGCAAGACGTTGCATATACTGTGACGCAAGATGAGCTTTCCTGTCTTCCTTTCTCTGAGCCAGAGCTACATACAGAGGCTTGGCTACAATGATACGACCATTCATCTCCGTCACGGCCTTCGTAGCTTCTTCTGGAGAACTAAAGCAGACAAATCCAAATCCCTTTGATCTTCCACCCTCTACCATCACCTGAAAGTAGCAAGCCAAACAATCTCATACATAGGAGCCAAGACTGATCACTTGTAACTGTTTCATTCATCACTTTATCATCTTCCCGATACCTTACTATTATAGTAAAGCACACAAACTTCAGAACAGGCAATAAAACAATAACACACATACAGAAAATTCAACTCCCACTTTAGCTTAATGAACACTATCATGGTTTACTCTGGTGCaaatcatttttcataaaaagCAGCTCGACTTTTTTGAGCCACATGAAAAAGTGTGAGCCACTTTCGCGAGACTGCAGCAAATGGCTCGTGTGAAATAGCATTTTCCTTAAATGTTTTATGTCTGAATAGCaacatgaatattttgttcattcCTATGCAATTGTGAGCAATCTTTATTTCACTGTATCAAAATGAAAATGGGAGGAATTCAACCTTACTCtggctttattttttatttatttattttgttttataataaccAAAATAACTTTTCGACATAGTTTTTAGAAAACATACTACAACATATTCACCTGGTGTAGACCTGTACATATAAAACATGAATCAGTACCAAACAATCATTACATACATAAAATGGCTTTGTAAATCCTTAAATCATGTGTTGCACCTTCACTTATTAGGTATTACAAATGTTAAAACTATCTTGGGTAGGGTAAAAGACACAAACCTTAGCGCTGGTGATAGTTCCAAACTGTGAGAATTCTTTACGAAGTCTTTCATCGTCAATGCTGTCATCGAGGTTCTTCACATATAGGTTTACACCTTGGTAACGGTTCATTCTCTCCTGTTTCAGGCGGTCAAATTTGTCCTTCAGTTCTGCCTGTCTCTCGGCACGTTTCTGAGCACGACCTACATACAAGGTCCTGTTGTCGGACTCTGTTCCATTCATCTCGGTAACAGCCTACATTTATCGCAAACACAAAGTTAAAAGATATGTATAGATACTGTGGGCAAACAAAGTATCATAGTTAAAATCGCAAAGTTGCAAAAACAACTGTTATAATTCACTCTATTCACCAGTTTGTGCAGGTGAGTGAATAGTAATTTTACCAAAATCCAACATTAAGGAAATAGAGGAAAAACTATTTTCAAGCTAGTCAAGTACTAAAAATGTATGCCGAGCTGGTATGTTTTCTACTTGCAACATGCTTTCAAACGAATGTTTTTGATGTCTATCTTCTATTTGTTTTACCTTCTCAGCAGCCTCTGGTTCTTCATAGCTCACAAAACCAAATCCACGACCTTTACCATCATAACCAGTCATCACCTGTAATCAGAGAGCAAGTTATTTCTGCAatgaaatttttataaattaatgttggGAACAACAGTTTTTATAAAGCTCATCTTTCtacaatgtttttatattattctcAAGATACTGATTCTTCTTCAAAGAAAATTCAAGTGCTTTTAAATTTACGACGACTACTTTCCTTGAATCAACATATTCATAGTAGTAACAATATTGCAATAAAATGCAGTCGAACACTGTAGACTGCTTAAGGTGCCCACAAAGATCGACTTGTGGCAAAATGccagattttctttaaaaaatatcttcatttttttgtttcttcatttattctttccatgaacatttttcaaGGAGTTTTGGGTAAAATACACACAGAATTTACATCTCCTCCTGTTTACAGTTTTAGTCATTTTCAACCACTGAGAACCACTTAAAGCAAAAGTCGCAAACATTTTAAACCGATTCCCATGATcctaaagaacaagaaaaaatatcaacatgCAAGAACAAACCTTGGCGCTTATGATTTTTCCAAACTGTTCAAACCAGGCTTTCAATTTTTCATCATCAATTTCTTCACTGAAGTTCTTTATGTACACGTTGTTGAATTTTTTCATCTTGTCACCCATCTGTTCCAAACGTTCACGGCGATTCATGAAACGACCGACAAATCTGTAAAAGTAACTGGACTAGTCTACCTCACAcccaaatactttttttatactAGACAGCACTGATCTAAACTGGTGCACTGCTGGCAACTGCTTATACATCACTGTGCAAGAATAGATAGTAATTTCAAAGTACTTCAGGTGTGTTAACCCACTTAAAACATTGCTTacaacaaaattatgttttaaaataacataactaAACAAgcaggccatgatggccctatatcgatcaccagagtttatctggcctactgacctagtttttgaccccaaatgacccagtttcgaaattaagctaaagatcatcaagacaaacattctgaccaagtttcatatagaatgagtcacaactgttgcctttaagagtgttcacaaacttttccatTGATtcgaccatgtgacctagtttttgaccccaaatcaCTAGAGTACAACtggacctacagatcatcaagacaaacattctggccaagtttcataaagatcgagtcacaactgtggcatctagagtgttcacaagcttttcctttgatctgggctactgacctactttttgaccctcatgacccagattcaaacttgacctacagataataaagacaaacattctgaccaaatttcataaagagtgagtcacaattgtggccacttgagtgttcacaaccttttcctttgatttggcctactgaccgagtttttgaccccatatgacccagtttcgaatatgaCTTAGaaatcaacaagataaacattctggccaagtttcatagcgattaggtcacaactgtggcctctagagtgttcataagcttttcctttgatttgaccgggtgacctagtttttgaccctaaatgacccagattcaaacatgacctatagattatcaagacaaacattctgatcaattttcaggagtttcaaacttaaattgtggtctcttagagtgttgacaagattttcctttgatctggcatagtgacctagtttttgaccccacatgacccagtttcaaacttgacctagaggtcatcaagactaacattcggactaagtttcataaagattgggtcacaactgtggcctgagcctctagagtgttcacaaggcaaatgttgacggacgacgcacaccggacaatgaccagtcacaatagctcaccttgagcactttgtgctccggtgagctaaaaaaaaattatatattttttcaaaacaaataatatacaacttttaacaaaaatattttgctttaataaCAATTCTTTAGATTGGGAGCCTGTAGAAAAAAATGCCCCTAGTAGAATGCTGCAACTTACACTTTCTTTCCGTTTAACAACATGCCATTAACCTTTTCAATGGCATTTCTTGCAGCCTCTTCCGTCTCAAAGTGGACAAAACCGTAACCACGGGAACCATGCTCGTCGGATACAATCTgtgcaaaaacaaatgaaaaagttacacGAAATCCATGTACTGCTTCAGTTATTGGTAACTTCACTATCAGATGTTTCAAGAGTGTAACACTCTACAGATCAAATTTGTGCAAATGTATAACGGCTAAAAGCTAAACACCACAGTTATGCCAGGCGATGAAAGTGTTAAAAGCATTTCTTATGAAACCTCAACAGCTTTTGataatgaaattatgaaattcaGAATTGTTACTTTTTCAAACATCCTATCATACAGTAACTAAAATGTATAGCAACAAAACAGGACACTCACTTTACATGACAGAATGTTTCCAAATGCCGAGAAGGTGTCGTACAAGGCTTTGTTATCGATGCTCTTGTCCAGGTTCTTAATGAAGACGTTGCCGACACCAGACTTTCGGAGTGAAGGATCACGCTGAGACCACATAATTCTGATTGGCCTTCCCTTGATGGTATCAAAGTTCATCGTGTCTAAAGCTCTTTCAGCTGAAATGAAGGCGTAACATGTACAAACTAAGTTCATTATATGCCATTAAAGTTAATCACTTGCTATGAATGCAACCTAATGCATCTTTAAGCTCTTTCAGCTGAAATGTGAAGGTGTAACATGAACAAACTAAGTTCATTATGTGCCATTAAAGTTAATCACTTACTATGAATGCAACCTAATGTATCACCACAAGTCTTCTAAAACAAACAATCTATGGAAAAGACATCGTCAGCAACAGCCATCTGATGTGACAGTGCGCTAAACTTTTTCCATATTGGATAGTATGTACAAATGCATCTTTAACCAAAAGTGACAAAACTCAAACAACCACAGGTGAAATGGTTTACTGATTGCATGTATAACTAGTGATTTGTGATTTTCAGAAATACTGAATTGACTTTTTAACTTTAAGAGATTTAAGCTATATGAAACTCGCATTTCagtttaacatttcatttgaatCTGCAGATCTACTGAGTTTGAGATTTTAACAGATGTCATACATCTGTATCATA from Mercenaria mercenaria strain notata chromosome 16, MADL_Memer_1, whole genome shotgun sequence encodes the following:
- the LOC123540040 gene encoding polyadenylate-binding protein 4-like, with protein sequence MQSAGGPQSYPMASLYVGDLHPDVTEAMLFEKFSTAGPVLSIRVCRDMITRRSLGYAYVNFQQPADAERALDTMNFDTIKGRPIRIMWSQRDPSLRKSGVGNVFIKNLDKSIDNKALYDTFSAFGNILSCKIVSDEHGSRGYGFVHFETEEAARNAIEKVNGMLLNGKKVFVGRFMNRRERLEQMGDKMKKFNNVYIKNFSEEIDDEKLKAWFEQFGKIISAKVMTGYDGKGRGFGFVSYEEPEAAEKAVTEMNGTESDNRTLYVGRAQKRAERQAELKDKFDRLKQERMNRYQGVNLYVKNLDDSIDDERLRKEFSQFGTITSAKVMVEGGRSKGFGFVCFSSPEEATKAVTEMNGRIIVAKPLYVALAQRKEDRKAHLASQYMQRLASMRIQSQQMGQVFQPGGGAGYFVPTMNPGAARANYFAPTQIPQMRAGPRWQTVRPTGQPGGTSFQSMPGGPVRPGPRPSASANTGGGPGAQQQMRPSTMNARPITGQSTAQARPGMSMPQSSMQGRPQQPQAPTMPQGARPGYSQFQNNRPQQQSQAIVVPGQDALTASMLAAAPPQEQKQMLGERLFPLIQRMYPDLAGKITGMLLEIDNSELLHMLESTESLKAKVEEAVAVLQAHQAKEAAANQAATNAMKKE